One stretch of Siphonobacter curvatus DNA includes these proteins:
- a CDS encoding TlpA disulfide reductase family protein, with protein MKKTLVIALMLAPALTWAQSGMYTVKGKMGTLNTPAKAYLRYMKGDKPQIDTAKITNGAFEFKGSLEAPQNAMIAIDARGLGMRRLNNNHIIPLYLEPGTIMVQSPDSALNASVKGTPLNVANEKLKVALKSSNEQMAQMMKEYQAATPEQRKSKEFDEAMDARYEKIQGEQKTIYAKFIKENPKSVVSLDALRSYGGSVPEYGEVEPMYASLDESVKSTPAGKKYSETLAKLKTTAIGAMAPGFTQADTTGRLISLTDFKGKYVLLDFWASWCGPCRQENPNVVANYQKYKDKNFTVLGVSLDQPGAKEAWMKAIHKDNLTWTHVSDLQFWNNEAARLYGVQAIPQNFLLDPNGKIIAKNIRGKALGEKLAEILATN; from the coding sequence ATGAAGAAAACATTAGTTATCGCTTTGATGCTCGCACCAGCTCTGACCTGGGCACAAAGCGGAATGTATACCGTAAAGGGGAAAATGGGTACGCTCAACACCCCTGCTAAGGCGTATTTACGGTACATGAAAGGAGATAAACCTCAGATCGATACGGCCAAGATCACCAACGGAGCCTTTGAATTTAAGGGCTCGCTCGAAGCCCCGCAGAACGCCATGATTGCTATTGATGCTCGTGGATTGGGCATGCGGCGGCTGAACAATAACCACATTATACCGCTGTATCTGGAACCGGGTACAATCATGGTACAAAGCCCCGACTCAGCCCTGAACGCAAGCGTAAAAGGTACTCCTCTGAACGTAGCCAATGAAAAGCTGAAAGTAGCTTTGAAGAGCAGTAACGAACAGATGGCCCAGATGATGAAGGAGTATCAGGCCGCTACACCGGAACAACGCAAATCGAAGGAATTCGACGAAGCCATGGATGCTCGGTACGAGAAAATTCAGGGCGAACAGAAAACCATTTACGCGAAGTTCATCAAGGAAAATCCGAAGAGTGTCGTGAGTCTGGATGCTTTGCGTTCTTATGGCGGATCAGTCCCCGAATACGGGGAGGTAGAGCCCATGTACGCAAGTCTGGATGAATCCGTGAAAAGTACACCGGCGGGTAAAAAGTATTCAGAAACGCTGGCGAAACTGAAAACGACGGCTATCGGAGCCATGGCTCCGGGTTTTACCCAGGCTGATACTACGGGACGCCTAATTTCGCTGACCGATTTTAAAGGCAAGTACGTATTGTTGGACTTCTGGGCTAGCTGGTGTGGCCCCTGCCGTCAGGAGAATCCAAACGTGGTGGCTAATTACCAGAAGTACAAGGATAAAAACTTTACCGTACTGGGCGTATCGCTGGATCAGCCCGGAGCGAAAGAGGCCTGGATGAAAGCCATTCACAAAGATAACTTGACCTGGACGCACGTATCCGATCTTCAATTCTGGAACAACGAAGCGGCCCGACTTTATGGTGTACAGGCTATCCCGCAAAACTTCCTGCTGGATCCGAACGGCAAAATCATCGCGAAAAATATTCGTGGAAAAGCCCTGGGGGAGAAGCTGGCTGAGATACTGGCTACGAACTAA
- a CDS encoding fructosamine kinase family protein, with protein sequence MFQSTDQYHFIESVLFETLGFQPEVKEFQFIYGGNFNLAAKVITAEGSYFIKWNQGDHEGMFESEARSLNRLRETGILTIPIVHGYGQRNDGAYLMMDFLETSAQRPDYWADFGRKLAQLHHVSNDRHGLEFNNYIGALPQKNDWMESGISFFIENRLKVQAGRALYEGKLSSKLHDQFLKFCEKLPNLIPDEPAALLHGDLWSGNVMTGSEGAVALVDPATYFGLREAELAFTTMFGGFDTSFYTSYYEAFPVEPGFNERIPLYNLYPLLVHVNLFAGGYLTAVERILRKY encoded by the coding sequence ATGTTTCAAAGTACCGATCAGTATCACTTCATCGAAAGCGTCTTATTCGAAACGTTGGGCTTCCAGCCGGAAGTCAAAGAGTTTCAGTTTATATACGGTGGCAATTTCAACTTGGCTGCCAAAGTCATTACCGCCGAAGGTTCGTATTTTATCAAATGGAATCAGGGCGATCATGAAGGAATGTTTGAATCCGAAGCCCGGAGTCTGAATCGGCTGCGGGAAACGGGCATCCTGACGATTCCGATAGTACACGGCTACGGACAACGCAACGATGGGGCGTACCTAATGATGGACTTTCTGGAAACCAGTGCCCAGCGTCCGGATTACTGGGCGGACTTCGGACGAAAACTCGCTCAGTTGCACCACGTCAGCAATGATCGCCACGGCCTGGAATTTAACAACTACATCGGAGCTCTGCCCCAGAAAAATGACTGGATGGAGTCGGGCATTAGCTTTTTTATCGAAAATCGGCTGAAAGTGCAGGCCGGACGGGCCTTGTACGAAGGAAAGCTTTCGAGCAAACTACACGATCAGTTTCTGAAATTTTGCGAAAAACTTCCGAACCTGATTCCCGATGAACCCGCTGCTCTGTTGCACGGCGACCTCTGGAGCGGAAATGTCATGACGGGATCGGAAGGAGCCGTAGCCCTGGTCGATCCAGCCACGTACTTTGGTTTACGGGAGGCCGAACTCGCCTTTACCACTATGTTTGGCGGCTTTGATACGAGCTTTTACACCAGCTATTACGAAGCTTTTCCGGTAGAACCGGGTTTCAACGAACGCATTCCGCTGTATAACCTGTATCCCTTGCTGGTACACGTCAACCTCTTTGCGGGAGGCTATTTAACGGCAGTAGAACGAATTCTCCGGAAGTATTAA
- a CDS encoding M14 family zinc carboxypeptidase, which yields MTAAYLPRPMKYAFVFLWLGVALAANAQPMSQQVFDSHETFKEKALTERRFRHQDLLPLLEKVKTQFEVTEVGKSTEGRSLNLVKMGSGPTKVLLWSQMHGDEATATMAIFDLFRFFSASNDSFDTLRREILEKTTLYFVPMLNPDGAEAWTRRTALGIDMNRDALRLQTPEGRLLKQLQQTLQPAFAFNLHDQEPRYSAGKTKNLATISFLATAYNEAREVNPVRKRSMQLIVSLNRTLQTFIPNQVGRFSDEFEPRAFGDNIQKWGSSLILIESGGYANDPEKQQIRRLNYVALLSGLQAIASGSYETEAIEAYEEIPENRRSIFDLIIRNVRVLKKGKTVLTDLAINRQELAVFNRPEKWYVRGTVEEFGDCSVFFGTRELDGTDLVIDTDVKLGSKADFVLKSADGKIKYRIENGLVK from the coding sequence ATGACCGCTGCATACCTGCCTCGCCCCATGAAATACGCTTTTGTTTTCCTCTGGTTAGGGGTTGCTCTTGCCGCGAATGCTCAACCTATGTCTCAACAAGTATTCGATTCGCACGAAACATTTAAAGAAAAAGCCCTGACCGAACGCCGCTTTCGACATCAGGATCTCTTGCCTTTACTGGAAAAAGTGAAGACCCAATTTGAAGTAACAGAAGTCGGAAAATCGACGGAAGGCCGTAGTCTTAATCTGGTTAAAATGGGTTCCGGTCCAACGAAAGTGCTGCTCTGGTCGCAAATGCACGGCGACGAGGCAACGGCAACGATGGCCATTTTCGATTTATTCCGGTTTTTCTCGGCTTCGAACGATTCCTTTGACACCTTACGCAGGGAAATTCTGGAGAAAACGACACTCTATTTCGTCCCCATGCTTAATCCCGATGGAGCGGAAGCCTGGACTCGCCGTACCGCCCTAGGTATCGACATGAACCGCGACGCCTTACGCCTGCAAACACCCGAAGGACGTTTGCTGAAACAGTTACAACAAACCCTGCAACCGGCATTCGCCTTCAACTTGCACGATCAGGAACCCCGGTACTCGGCCGGAAAAACGAAAAATCTGGCCACGATTTCTTTTCTGGCTACGGCTTACAACGAAGCCCGCGAGGTCAATCCGGTACGTAAGCGTTCGATGCAATTGATTGTATCACTCAATCGTACCCTACAGACTTTTATTCCTAATCAGGTAGGTCGTTTTTCGGATGAATTCGAACCCCGGGCCTTTGGGGATAACATCCAGAAATGGGGTAGCTCCCTGATTTTGATCGAATCGGGTGGGTACGCCAACGATCCCGAGAAACAGCAGATCCGACGACTGAATTACGTAGCCTTACTCAGCGGACTCCAGGCCATTGCTTCGGGTTCCTACGAGACCGAAGCCATTGAAGCCTACGAGGAAATTCCGGAAAATCGGCGTTCCATTTTTGACCTGATCATCCGGAATGTACGCGTTTTGAAAAAGGGTAAAACCGTTTTGACCGACCTTGCCATCAATCGTCAGGAGCTGGCTGTATTCAACCGTCCCGAAAAATGGTACGTTCGGGGTACCGTCGAGGAATTCGGCGATTGTTCGGTCTTCTTTGGTACGCGTGAACTGGATGGTACGGATTTAGTCATCGATACCGATGTAAAGCTCGGATCCAAAGCCGATTTTGTGTTGAAGTCGGCGGACGGGAAAATTAAATACCGAATTGAAAATGGACTGGTAAAATAG
- a CDS encoding voltage-gated chloride channel family protein: MDTVAGSSLIYLFRWLVLSALVGGLAGSASAFFLVTLDMVTLYRESHRWIIAFLPLGGFLVGAIYHYWGQDVVKGNNQLIEEWQNPRKIIPFRMAPFVLLTTLLTHLFGGSAGREGTAVQMGGAIADQFTRLFHLSDSDRKTLLVTGMSAGFASVFGTPLAGTLFALEVFILGRLRYEALIPSLLAAVLADQTCRLWGVGHTHYDIPFVPALTVLILLKVLLISIGFGLVSTLFAELTHFWSKQAKRWITYSPLRPVVGGAIIAVAVYFSGTTRYIGLGVPTIVASFHEPSAWYDWILKTLSTTFTLGVGFKGGEVTPLFFVGATLGNALAPLADLPLSLLAGMGFVAVFAGASNTPLASTVMGIELFGSEASVYLALACFIAYLFSGNSGIYGSQIVGSPKQARFLSLKGKALHQINP, from the coding sequence ATGGATACCGTTGCGGGCTCTTCCCTGATTTATTTGTTTCGATGGCTGGTGCTCAGTGCCCTAGTAGGTGGCCTGGCGGGTTCGGCTTCGGCTTTTTTTCTGGTTACCCTGGACATGGTTACGCTCTACCGGGAAAGTCATCGGTGGATTATTGCCTTTCTACCCCTCGGCGGATTTTTAGTCGGAGCTATTTATCATTACTGGGGCCAGGACGTTGTTAAAGGAAATAATCAGTTGATCGAAGAATGGCAAAATCCCCGGAAAATTATTCCTTTCCGGATGGCTCCTTTCGTACTACTTACAACCTTACTCACCCACTTGTTCGGCGGTTCAGCCGGACGCGAAGGCACCGCCGTACAAATGGGCGGGGCCATTGCGGATCAGTTTACCCGGCTGTTTCATCTCTCTGACTCCGACCGAAAAACGCTGCTCGTAACGGGCATGAGTGCCGGGTTTGCGTCCGTTTTTGGTACACCCCTGGCTGGTACTCTTTTCGCACTGGAAGTTTTCATTCTAGGCCGTCTGCGATATGAGGCTCTTATTCCCAGCTTACTCGCTGCAGTATTGGCTGATCAAACCTGTCGCCTCTGGGGAGTAGGCCATACACACTACGACATTCCCTTTGTACCTGCATTAACCGTACTGATTTTGCTAAAAGTATTGCTCATTAGCATCGGCTTTGGACTAGTAAGTACGCTTTTTGCCGAACTAACGCACTTCTGGAGCAAACAGGCCAAACGCTGGATTACCTATTCGCCCCTACGCCCCGTGGTGGGCGGAGCCATCATTGCCGTAGCAGTGTACTTTTCCGGAACAACTCGCTACATTGGCTTGGGCGTACCTACCATCGTGGCCTCCTTTCACGAACCGTCAGCCTGGTACGACTGGATACTGAAAACGCTTTCTACCACGTTTACCCTGGGCGTTGGGTTCAAAGGCGGCGAGGTTACGCCCCTCTTTTTTGTAGGAGCTACGCTGGGCAATGCCCTGGCTCCGCTGGCCGATTTACCCCTGAGTCTACTCGCGGGTATGGGCTTCGTCGCTGTTTTCGCCGGAGCATCCAACACACCTTTAGCCAGTACGGTAATGGGCATCGAACTTTTTGGGTCCGAAGCATCCGTGTATCTGGCTCTAGCTTGCTTTATTGCCTATTTGTTTTCGGGAAATTCGGGAATTTACGGCTCCCAGATTGTGGGTAGTCCCAAACAAGCCCGCTTTCTTTCGCTCAAAGGCAAAGCTTTACATCAAATCAATCCATGA
- a CDS encoding cupin domain-containing protein: protein MKPASYWTEKYTMQPHPEGGFFREMYRSEEWLSQPALPARFSGKRTFSTAIYFLLESHHFSALHRIQSDEVWHFYAGGPLEVYVFDEAGQLEIIRLGNNPDAGEVFQAVVPAGRWFASRPAAGTTYALVGCTVAPGFDFADFELATAETNISTNPEYQDLIQSLIR from the coding sequence ATGAAACCGGCTTCTTACTGGACCGAAAAGTATACCATGCAACCGCATCCTGAGGGCGGATTTTTCCGGGAAATGTACCGTTCTGAGGAATGGTTATCGCAACCAGCCCTACCCGCCCGGTTCTCAGGCAAGCGAACGTTCAGTACGGCGATTTATTTCCTGCTGGAGAGTCATCACTTTTCGGCGTTGCACCGGATTCAGTCCGATGAGGTCTGGCATTTTTACGCCGGCGGACCGCTGGAAGTATATGTGTTCGACGAAGCAGGTCAACTGGAAATCATTCGATTAGGTAACAACCCAGACGCGGGCGAGGTATTTCAGGCCGTTGTACCGGCGGGCCGCTGGTTTGCGTCCCGACCCGCCGCGGGTACCACATATGCGCTGGTGGGCTGCACGGTGGCCCCGGGTTTTGATTTTGCCGATTTTGAACTAGCAACGGCTGAAACAAACATCTCGACCAATCCGGAATATCAGGATCTCATTCAGTCGCTCATTCGTTAG
- a CDS encoding RNA polymerase sigma factor: MEQTLYLDRHYSLVEACKRGDRKAQYELYRLYSKSMFNVCMRILNHMGEAEDVLQEAFLDAFQKIHDFRQTSTFGAWLKQIVVNRAINQLRQRKVQWVEVEEAEYVGEEALLQDETEWEVERVRAAIQRLPDGFRTVLSLYLLEGYDHEEIAEVLGISESTSRTQYMRAKRKLVEMLST; encoded by the coding sequence TTGGAACAGACGTTGTACCTTGACCGTCATTACTCACTCGTTGAAGCCTGCAAGCGGGGCGACCGTAAGGCTCAGTACGAGCTGTACCGGCTGTACTCGAAGTCGATGTTCAACGTATGTATGCGTATCCTCAACCACATGGGGGAAGCCGAGGACGTACTGCAGGAAGCGTTTCTGGATGCCTTTCAGAAAATTCACGATTTCCGGCAGACGAGTACCTTCGGAGCTTGGCTGAAACAAATTGTAGTAAACCGGGCTATTAACCAGTTACGGCAGCGAAAAGTGCAGTGGGTAGAGGTAGAAGAAGCCGAGTATGTAGGCGAAGAAGCGTTACTGCAAGATGAAACGGAGTGGGAAGTAGAACGCGTACGAGCCGCCATTCAGCGATTGCCCGATGGATTTAGAACCGTGCTGAGTCTGTACCTGCTGGAAGGCTACGATCACGAGGAAATTGCCGAAGTACTGGGCATTTCTGAGTCGACCTCCCGAACCCAGTACATGCGGGCCAAACGTAAGTTAGTAGAAATGCTCTCAACCTAG
- the typA gene encoding translational GTPase TypA — MQSIRNIAIIAHVDHGKTTLVDKIIHYSKLFRENQEFNDLILDNNDLERERGITILSKNVSVRYKDVKINIIDTPGHADFGGEVERVLKMADGVCLLVDAFEGPMPQTRFVLSKAISLGLKVIVVVNKVDKENCRPEEVQENVFDLMFNLGATEDQLDFPTLFGSGKGGWMSTDYRNKTEDISPLLDAIIESVPPAPQPEGIPQMQVTSLDFSQFTGRIAIGRVFQGTLKEGASMGLCKSDGSVKRVRIKEIQVFEGLGRVKVPEVSAGDICAITGLEDFEIGDTVTDYDNPQPLERIAVDEPTMSMLFTINNSPFFGKEGKFVTSRHLRDRLYKEIEKNLALRVQPTDSEDRFLVFGRGILHLSVLIETMRREGYELQVGQPQVLYKEIDGVRHEPIELMVVDVPEATAGKVIELATQRKGELTIMEPKGDVQHLEFNIPSRGLIGLRSDVLTATFGEAVMTHRFRAYEPFKGPIPGRINGSIISKGTGVATAYTIDKLQDRGRFFIDAGEEIYEGMVVGEHNRNNDIVVNLQEAKKLTNMRASGSDDSVRIIPKVNFSLEDSMEYIQKDEYLEITPKSMRMRKIHLNENDRKRAESKGAFADA, encoded by the coding sequence ATGCAAAGCATCCGTAACATTGCCATCATTGCCCACGTTGACCACGGCAAAACCACGCTGGTGGATAAGATCATCCACTACAGCAAACTCTTTCGCGAAAATCAGGAATTCAATGATCTGATTCTGGATAACAACGATCTGGAACGCGAACGCGGAATCACGATTCTTTCCAAGAACGTATCCGTTCGTTACAAAGACGTTAAAATCAATATCATCGATACACCGGGCCACGCCGACTTTGGCGGTGAGGTAGAACGTGTATTGAAAATGGCCGACGGCGTATGTCTGCTCGTGGATGCCTTCGAAGGCCCCATGCCCCAGACGCGTTTCGTACTTTCCAAAGCGATCTCGCTGGGTCTGAAAGTAATCGTGGTTGTAAACAAAGTTGATAAAGAAAACTGCCGCCCCGAAGAAGTTCAGGAAAACGTATTTGACCTGATGTTCAACCTCGGTGCGACGGAAGATCAGCTCGACTTCCCAACCCTGTTCGGTTCAGGTAAAGGTGGCTGGATGAGCACCGATTACCGCAACAAAACGGAAGATATCAGCCCGCTACTCGATGCCATCATTGAAAGCGTACCCCCGGCTCCTCAGCCCGAAGGTATTCCTCAAATGCAGGTAACGTCTTTGGACTTCTCTCAATTTACGGGTCGTATTGCTATCGGCCGCGTATTCCAGGGAACGTTGAAAGAAGGTGCTTCCATGGGTCTTTGCAAGTCGGACGGCAGCGTAAAACGCGTTCGGATCAAAGAAATTCAGGTATTCGAAGGACTGGGACGTGTGAAAGTACCCGAAGTAAGTGCCGGTGATATCTGTGCCATTACGGGTCTGGAAGACTTCGAAATTGGAGATACCGTGACGGATTATGATAATCCTCAACCCCTGGAGCGTATTGCTGTAGATGAGCCTACGATGAGTATGTTGTTTACGATCAACAACTCGCCGTTCTTCGGTAAAGAAGGTAAATTCGTAACGTCTCGTCACTTACGTGATCGTCTGTACAAGGAAATCGAGAAAAACCTTGCTCTCCGCGTGCAGCCTACGGATAGCGAAGACCGCTTCCTGGTATTCGGTCGGGGTATTCTTCACTTGTCTGTACTGATCGAAACGATGCGTCGCGAAGGCTACGAATTGCAGGTAGGTCAGCCTCAGGTATTATACAAAGAAATCGACGGTGTGCGTCACGAGCCCATCGAATTGATGGTCGTAGACGTTCCCGAAGCTACAGCCGGTAAAGTAATTGAGCTGGCAACGCAACGCAAGGGTGAACTCACGATCATGGAGCCGAAAGGTGATGTGCAACACTTGGAGTTCAATATTCCTTCACGTGGTCTGATCGGTCTGCGTTCGGACGTACTGACGGCCACCTTCGGGGAAGCCGTAATGACGCACCGTTTCCGGGCGTATGAGCCTTTCAAAGGCCCCATCCCAGGTCGGATCAACGGATCGATCATTTCTAAAGGTACAGGTGTAGCTACGGCATACACGATCGATAAATTACAGGATCGCGGTCGTTTCTTCATTGATGCCGGTGAAGAAATCTACGAAGGTATGGTTGTCGGTGAGCACAACCGGAACAACGACATTGTGGTAAACCTTCAGGAAGCCAAGAAGCTGACGAACATGCGGGCTTCCGGTTCCGATGATAGCGTACGGATTATTCCTAAAGTAAACTTCTCACTGGAAGACTCAATGGAATACATCCAGAAAGATGAATACCTGGAAATTACGCCGAAGTCGATGCGGATGCGTAAAATCCACCTGAATGAGAACGATCGTAAACGTGCGGAAAGCAAAGGTGCTTTCGCGGATGCGTAA
- a CDS encoding bifunctional class I SAM-dependent methyltransferase/glycosyltransferase family 2 protein has product MSISEVSPQLDTTEHLEYFERIAPSQAAYRRKKNYYWDEITQYCDYFSHEELSILEVGCGTGELIGQIRGRHKTGIDFSEGMITVARQQFPQVEFQVMNARNLQLDRQYDLIILSNLIGYIDDVQALFEQLQPLCHERTKVIVNYYNFVWEPFLRMAEWLGVKRKTPRQNWLSRMDINNLLYLAGFDVYRNSMRMLCPVYIPLISTFLNKYVAKLPLIRHLAINQYSFAKPAVEVEDWQNRFSTSIVIPARNESGNIENALLRMPRFGKHLEIIFVEGNSTDDTWQTIQRIYEQYKDQFDIKILQQDGKGKGNAVRNGFAVATGDILMILDADLTVPPEDLPKFYDAIASGKGDFVNGSRLVYPMEKKAMRFLNLLGNKFFSLLFSWLLDRPFKDTLCGTKVIFRSDYYRLIANRKFFGDFDPFGDFDLIFGAFKLNLKIVEVPIRYRERTYGDTNISRFKHGFILLRMCAFAARKLKFI; this is encoded by the coding sequence ATGTCGATCTCCGAAGTTTCTCCGCAGCTGGACACTACTGAACATCTGGAATATTTTGAACGGATTGCTCCGTCGCAGGCCGCGTATCGTCGCAAAAAGAACTATTACTGGGACGAAATCACGCAATACTGCGATTATTTCTCGCACGAAGAGCTTTCTATCCTTGAAGTAGGCTGCGGTACGGGTGAACTCATTGGTCAAATCAGAGGTCGACACAAAACGGGAATTGATTTTAGCGAGGGGATGATTACCGTGGCTCGTCAGCAGTTTCCACAGGTGGAGTTTCAGGTGATGAATGCCCGCAATTTGCAGCTAGATCGTCAATATGATTTGATCATCCTATCGAATCTAATTGGGTACATTGACGATGTTCAAGCTCTGTTCGAGCAATTACAGCCTTTATGCCATGAGCGTACGAAGGTCATTGTTAATTACTACAATTTCGTCTGGGAACCTTTCCTGCGAATGGCGGAGTGGCTGGGCGTGAAGCGAAAAACGCCCCGTCAGAACTGGCTCTCCCGCATGGACATTAACAACCTACTGTACCTAGCCGGGTTTGATGTGTACCGGAACAGCATGCGGATGCTTTGCCCCGTATACATTCCATTGATCTCAACATTCCTGAATAAATACGTAGCCAAGTTACCCCTCATTCGGCACCTGGCGATTAATCAGTACAGTTTTGCCAAACCTGCCGTAGAGGTAGAAGACTGGCAGAATCGGTTTTCAACGAGTATTGTGATCCCGGCCCGCAACGAAAGCGGAAATATTGAAAATGCGTTGTTACGCATGCCCCGGTTTGGAAAGCATCTGGAAATCATCTTTGTGGAAGGAAATTCTACCGACGATACCTGGCAAACCATCCAGCGGATTTATGAGCAGTACAAAGACCAGTTCGATATTAAAATCCTTCAGCAGGACGGTAAGGGAAAGGGTAATGCCGTACGGAACGGTTTCGCCGTTGCTACGGGTGATATTCTGATGATTCTGGACGCCGATTTGACGGTTCCGCCCGAAGACTTGCCTAAATTCTACGATGCCATTGCTTCCGGAAAAGGAGATTTCGTAAACGGCTCGCGATTGGTGTATCCGATGGAAAAGAAAGCTATGCGGTTTCTGAACCTGCTGGGTAACAAATTCTTTAGCCTGCTGTTTTCCTGGTTACTAGATCGGCCATTCAAGGATACATTATGCGGAACGAAAGTAATCTTTCGATCAGATTACTACCGGCTCATTGCTAACCGTAAGTTCTTCGGCGATTTCGACCCGTTTGGCGATTTTGATTTAATCTTTGGGGCCTTCAAATTGAATCTAAAAATTGTAGAGGTGCCCATTCGTTACCGGGAACGGACCTATGGTGATACGAACATTTCCCGCTTCAAACACGGATTTATTCTATTACGGATGTGTGCGTTTGCGGCCCGCAAACTGAAATTTATCTAA
- a CDS encoding glycosyltransferase family 2 protein, translating to MAQLPKISIVTVVYNGALTIEDTIQSVLSQDYSNLEYIIIDGASTDGTLEKIQPYRDRIALVVSEPDQGIWDAMNKGLQRATGDVIGILNSDDVYAHANVLSKVMNVFEEHPTIEAVYGNLKYMDRGLTKVIRDWKSRPYDQRFFEYGEMPPHPTFFAKRSLYDRIGYLDLNFRLGADYELCFRAMRVHQLPTKWIDDCLVHMRIGGESNRSLKNIVDQHRLNMKAWTIHGLPVPLSFHYGKFIHRFKQFL from the coding sequence ATGGCACAGCTTCCAAAAATTTCCATTGTTACGGTCGTATACAATGGGGCCTTAACGATAGAAGATACCATACAGTCTGTACTGTCACAGGATTATTCTAACCTGGAGTATATCATTATTGATGGAGCTTCGACGGATGGCACGCTGGAGAAGATTCAGCCCTATCGGGACCGGATTGCTCTGGTGGTTAGTGAGCCAGACCAAGGAATTTGGGATGCAATGAATAAAGGATTACAGCGAGCTACGGGCGACGTAATTGGTATTCTGAATTCGGATGATGTATATGCTCATGCCAACGTATTGTCGAAAGTGATGAACGTTTTTGAAGAGCATCCAACAATTGAAGCAGTGTACGGAAATCTAAAATACATGGACCGGGGTTTGACGAAAGTTATTCGCGACTGGAAATCAAGACCTTATGACCAGCGGTTTTTCGAATATGGCGAAATGCCACCCCATCCCACCTTTTTTGCGAAACGATCGCTGTATGACCGTATCGGGTATTTAGATCTAAACTTTCGTTTAGGAGCTGACTATGAACTTTGCTTTCGGGCCATGCGGGTGCACCAGTTACCCACTAAGTGGATTGATGATTGCTTAGTACATATGCGAATTGGAGGTGAATCTAACCGTAGTCTTAAAAACATTGTAGACCAGCATCGTTTGAATATGAAGGCTTGGACAATTCATGGTTTACCCGTTCCTTTGTCCTTCCATTACGGTAAATTTATCCATAGGTTTAAACAGTTTTTATAG